A window from Halomicrobium urmianum encodes these proteins:
- a CDS encoding ATPase, whose translation MRLLVAGADRVDAGKTTFATGLVEHTGAVGYKPRAGNDYWHDHDDYERATRDGRLYGKDAARLAGATGVDLEPEAINPVHRLWRPSAGPATGILGQADREFLADRVGDALVVNGTVDLPESLRERLPVAEATTVTDLAEFDDLMERLHAPALERLADRVADRDRAVVESYADVARPLRDLEPDAVAVVEPGRARIYRGDRYWKACQVASSSPVDGRREERVGAVADLIEVEATVELPALGSDERSDPAAVADRYEHAYDALLAAAF comes from the coding sequence ATGCGACTGCTCGTCGCCGGCGCCGACCGCGTCGACGCGGGCAAGACCACCTTCGCGACGGGGCTGGTCGAGCACACGGGCGCGGTCGGTTACAAGCCCCGCGCGGGCAACGACTACTGGCACGACCACGACGACTACGAGCGCGCGACGCGCGACGGCCGACTGTACGGGAAGGACGCCGCCCGACTGGCCGGGGCGACCGGCGTCGACCTGGAACCCGAGGCGATCAATCCCGTCCACCGGCTCTGGCGCCCCTCGGCGGGGCCCGCGACGGGCATCCTCGGCCAGGCGGACCGGGAGTTCCTGGCCGACCGTGTCGGCGACGCCCTCGTCGTCAACGGGACCGTCGACCTGCCGGAGAGCCTGCGGGAGCGCCTGCCGGTCGCCGAGGCGACGACCGTGACCGACCTCGCCGAGTTCGACGACCTGATGGAGCGGCTCCACGCGCCGGCCCTGGAGCGGCTGGCTGACCGGGTCGCTGACCGGGACCGCGCCGTGGTGGAGTCCTACGCCGACGTCGCCCGGCCGCTCCGGGACCTCGAACCGGACGCCGTGGCCGTCGTCGAGCCCGGGCGGGCGCGGATCTACCGCGGCGACCGCTACTGGAAGGCCTGTCAGGTCGCCTCGTCGAGCCCGGTCGACGGCCGCCGGGAGGAGCGCGTCGGCGCCGTCGCCGACCTCATCGAGGTCGAGGCGACCGTCGAGCTACCGGCCCTGGGGAGCGACGAGCGGTCCGACCCCGCCGCGGTCGCCGACCGGTACGAGCACGCCTACGACGCGCTGCTGGCGGCGGCGTTCTGA
- a CDS encoding MBL fold metallo-hydrolase, which produces MIENLAIDREVFTSNVFLVEGERTALVDVGNDFDVVAAVEAAGVDLDVVVLTHTHPDHVGNLEAVRAATDAPVLGFDGEFEGVDERLGDGETVRLGDHEYRALHTPGHKDDHLCLYAAEPGILFAGDLVFAGGSFGRTDLAEGDRGVLIDSIDRVCDAVDEDLAELHVGHGPSVTEDPYRHLEMAGQAART; this is translated from the coding sequence GTGATCGAGAACCTCGCGATCGACCGAGAAGTGTTCACCAGCAATGTCTTCCTCGTCGAGGGCGAGCGCACGGCGCTGGTCGACGTCGGCAACGACTTCGACGTCGTCGCGGCCGTCGAGGCGGCCGGCGTCGACCTCGACGTCGTCGTCCTGACCCACACCCATCCAGACCACGTCGGCAATCTCGAGGCGGTCAGGGCGGCGACGGACGCGCCCGTCCTCGGGTTCGACGGGGAGTTCGAGGGCGTCGACGAGCGCCTCGGCGACGGCGAGACGGTCCGACTGGGCGACCACGAGTACCGTGCGCTCCACACCCCGGGCCACAAGGACGACCACCTCTGCCTGTACGCGGCGGAACCGGGGATCCTGTTCGCCGGGGACCTCGTGTTCGCGGGCGGGAGTTTCGGCCGGACCGACCTCGCGGAGGGGGACCGCGGCGTCCTGATCGACAGCATCGACCGCGTGTGCGACGCAGTCGACGAGGACCTGGCCGAACTCCACGTCGGCCACGGACCGAGCGTCACCGAAGACCCGTACCGCCATCTGGAGATGGCCGGGCAGGCCGCGCGGACGTGA